A genome region from Candidatus Binatia bacterium includes the following:
- a CDS encoding glycosyltransferase, translating into MRPDWDVVWLSDIPWSALWQRPQQLATRFPERARVLFVEPWTLGHRGAMRPADAAPRVRRVSFPFLPLHARSHGLRRAAYAVGSSPLAEGFFQLQRLGALGLRDGSRKRLALVQNFMAEPFLDALRPDRVVYDMIDAPLHFAPVPPRLVPRWERLLRRADRVIVTSHALESLATAAGARAATLIGNGVEAARFDPDRVAPASLPGDPAAPVLGYVGSLHSWLDVPLVAALARACPEARVVLVGPAHPETAAALARAARENANLHWTGPKPYDQVPGIVRAFRVGLIPFRRTPLTEAVNPVKLYEYAAAGVPCVATRFTDEVDAWDGAARVADTAEAFIAEARSLLAAPPDRAGLLAFARRHDWDAIARRFASVCLEDAA; encoded by the coding sequence TTGGGACGTCGTGTGGCTCAGTGACATTCCCTGGTCGGCTCTCTGGCAGCGTCCTCAGCAGCTCGCGACCCGTTTTCCCGAGCGGGCGCGCGTCCTGTTCGTCGAGCCCTGGACGCTCGGCCACCGCGGCGCGATGCGCCCCGCCGACGCCGCTCCCCGCGTGCGCCGCGTCTCCTTTCCGTTCCTTCCGCTGCACGCCCGGTCCCACGGCCTGCGCCGCGCGGCGTACGCCGTCGGGTCGTCCCCGCTCGCGGAGGGATTCTTCCAGCTCCAGAGGCTCGGCGCGCTCGGGCTTCGTGACGGTTCCCGGAAGCGGCTGGCGCTGGTCCAGAACTTCATGGCCGAGCCGTTCCTGGACGCGCTCCGCCCCGACCGGGTGGTCTACGACATGATCGACGCGCCGCTCCACTTCGCTCCCGTTCCACCGCGGCTCGTGCCGCGCTGGGAGCGTCTCCTGCGCCGCGCCGACCGCGTCATCGTGACGTCGCACGCGCTGGAATCGCTGGCGACCGCGGCGGGCGCGCGCGCGGCGACGCTCATCGGCAACGGCGTCGAGGCGGCGCGCTTCGATCCCGACCGGGTCGCGCCGGCGTCGTTGCCCGGAGACCCCGCCGCCCCGGTGCTGGGCTATGTCGGCTCCCTCCACTCCTGGCTCGACGTGCCGCTGGTGGCCGCGCTCGCGCGCGCCTGTCCCGAGGCGCGCGTCGTCCTGGTGGGTCCCGCGCACCCCGAGACCGCCGCGGCGCTCGCGCGCGCGGCGCGCGAGAACGCGAACCTCCACTGGACCGGACCCAAGCCCTACGACCAGGTGCCCGGCATCGTGCGCGCGTTCCGGGTCGGGCTGATCCCCTTCCGGCGCACGCCGCTCACCGAGGCGGTGAATCCGGTGAAGCTATACGAGTACGCGGCCGCGGGCGTCCCGTGCGTGGCCACCCGCTTCACCGACGAGGTGGACGCGTGGGACGGCGCGGCTCGCGTGGCGGATACGGCGGAGGCCTTCATCGCCGAGGCGCGGTCCCTGCTGGCGGCGCCGCCCGACCGGGCCGGGCTCCTCGCGTTCGCGCGCCGCCACGACTGGGACGCCATCGCCCGGCGCTTCGCGTCGGTCTGCCTGGAGGACGCGGCGTGA